A window of Chloracidobacterium sp. N contains these coding sequences:
- the secY gene encoding preprotein translocase subunit SecY, whose amino-acid sequence MLRIEDIRQKIAAILQSKDVRSRLIFTLLMLLLYRIGSHIRVPGIDQEKLKILWQSLQGSLVGVLDLFSGGNLKVISIFALGITPYITSSIVVQLLTVVIPSLKRLQEEGEVGRRKINQYTRYLTICLSVFQSVAITLWIRSQPGLVSISSSLFVPVSVITLTTGTAIVMWFGEQITERGIGNGISLLIFAGIIVRFPSMLVQFFGNIGSDPISALETVLLLALLLGLVAVIVFVEKAYRPILIEYAKRKNELSESKSYLPLKINMSGVIPVIFASSLLAFPITIAQFASADGSLAEIMTKYLRPSHPLYELVFTVGIIFFSFFYVSVIFDVQEVSNNLRKYGSYIPGVRPGKSTAEYLDTIVTRLTLVGALYLSMVCFIPQFIASGLDVGEFPLFGEWLYAALSSNSALSWIVKGFGYAFYFGGTSLLIAVSVSMDTAQQVEARLLAKKYDLTGGGVKVRGRRMQQEVTDGQ is encoded by the coding sequence ATGCTAAGAATAGAGGATATAAGGCAGAAAATAGCAGCTATTCTGCAATCAAAGGACGTAAGGAGTAGATTGATTTTTACTCTTTTGATGCTTTTGTTGTATAGAATAGGCAGTCACATCCGTGTCCCAGGAATAGATCAGGAAAAGCTGAAAATACTATGGCAGAGCTTACAGGGCTCCCTAGTTGGCGTTTTGGATTTGTTTTCGGGTGGGAATCTAAAGGTAATATCTATATTTGCGCTGGGTATCACGCCATATATCACCTCCTCGATCGTTGTACAGCTACTCACAGTCGTTATCCCGTCTCTGAAGCGACTTCAGGAAGAAGGAGAAGTAGGGCGGCGTAAAATCAATCAATACACAAGGTACTTGACTATATGCCTGTCTGTATTTCAGTCCGTAGCCATAACCCTTTGGATACGGTCTCAGCCTGGTCTTGTCAGTATATCGTCAAGTTTGTTTGTTCCTGTTTCAGTGATCACTCTGACCACTGGCACGGCAATAGTCATGTGGTTTGGTGAGCAAATTACAGAGCGAGGCATTGGGAATGGTATCAGCCTTCTGATATTTGCTGGTATTATAGTCAGGTTCCCTTCTATGCTTGTTCAGTTTTTTGGCAACATAGGATCTGATCCCATTTCGGCGCTCGAGACAGTTCTGCTACTCGCATTGCTACTCGGGCTTGTGGCAGTGATAGTGTTCGTCGAGAAGGCGTATCGCCCTATACTCATTGAATATGCAAAACGGAAAAATGAGCTTTCTGAGTCCAAGTCTTATCTGCCATTGAAGATAAATATGTCAGGTGTGATACCTGTCATATTCGCCTCGTCTCTTCTTGCTTTTCCAATAACAATAGCTCAGTTTGCAAGTGCAGATGGATCATTAGCCGAAATCATGACAAAATACCTCCGTCCCAGCCATCCATTGTATGAGTTGGTGTTTACGGTAGGAATAATATTTTTCTCATTTTTTTATGTGTCTGTAATTTTCGATGTTCAAGAAGTCTCAAACAACCTTAGAAAATACGGTAGTTACATCCCAGGCGTAAGACCTGGTAAATCAACTGCTGAGTACTTGGACACGATTGTAACGAGACTTACCTTGGTTGGGGCGTTATACCTTTCAATGGTCTGTTTTATCCCTCAGTTTATTGCAAGCGGACTGGATGTTGGTGAGTTTCCCCTATTTGGTGAATGGCTTTATGCAGCTCTTTCCTCCAACTCTGCCCTTTCTTGGATTGTTAAGGGCTTTGGCTATGCATTCTATTTTGGTGGTACATCCTTATTGATTGCTGTAAGTGTCTCTATGGACACGGCGCAACAGGTGGAGGCTCGTTTGTTGGCCAAGAAGTATGATCTAACTGGAGGAGGGGTCAAAGTCAGAGGGCGTCGTATGCAACAGGAGGTTACGGATGGACAGTAG
- the rplO gene encoding 50S ribosomal protein L15 — MLSLKSLVCPDRKAKKRIGRGPASGTGKTSGRGVKGQKSRSGFASKRGFEGGQMPLHRRLPKRGFTRPTEKKSKFHTLDIGKLIQHYTSDEQISTKSLVEKGLIKLSSQRFKIIGEIPAGKKVVIEENLTLSTKLRKSVGF; from the coding sequence ATGTTGTCTTTGAAAAGTCTTGTCTGTCCTGACAGAAAGGCGAAGAAAAGGATAGGGCGCGGCCCGGCTTCTGGAACTGGCAAAACTTCGGGACGAGGAGTTAAGGGTCAGAAGTCTCGTTCAGGCTTTGCTTCAAAGCGTGGATTTGAAGGTGGGCAAATGCCCTTGCACCGTAGACTGCCAAAGCGAGGTTTTACCCGTCCAACAGAAAAAAAGAGCAAATTTCACACATTGGACATTGGTAAGCTCATCCAGCATTACACTTCAGATGAGCAAATATCTACCAAATCTTTAGTAGAAAAAGGACTTATTAAGTTGTCTTCACAGAGATTCAAGATAATTGGCGAGATACCAGCAGGCAAGAAGGTTGTAATTGAAGAAAACTTGACTCTCTCGACAAAGCTACGAAAGTCAGTAGGCTTCTGA
- the rpsE gene encoding 30S ribosomal protein S5: protein MRNKISFELGETELKDSVISIKRVTKVVKGGKNMSFSALVVVGNGNGVAGFGRGKASEVPVAIRKGIESAKKNLIKVNLDGGTLPHGVIGRFGAGKVLIKPAKEGKGVIAGATVRSVLQVLGVRDAVTKVLGSNNPANIVQATFAGLAAVRSKEQVALMRGKNLADL from the coding sequence ATGAGAAATAAAATTTCATTTGAGTTGGGTGAAACTGAACTCAAGGACTCGGTTATATCCATCAAGCGGGTTACAAAAGTTGTAAAGGGTGGAAAAAACATGAGCTTCAGTGCTCTTGTTGTTGTAGGTAACGGAAACGGAGTTGCGGGCTTTGGGCGGGGAAAGGCATCAGAGGTTCCTGTAGCTATCAGGAAAGGCATAGAGTCAGCGAAGAAAAATCTGATAAAGGTAAACTTGGATGGTGGAACTCTACCTCATGGTGTAATTGGCAGGTTTGGTGCTGGTAAGGTGCTCATCAAGCCAGCCAAAGAAGGAAAAGGGGTAATTGCTGGTGCGACTGTAAGGTCTGTCCTACAAGTTCTTGGCGTTCGAGATGCTGTCACCAAGGTTCTTGGATCTAACAATCCAGCCAATATAGTACAAGCTACTTTTGCCGGCCTCGCTGCTGTTCGTTCGAAGGAGCAGGTGGCTTTGATGAGGGGAAAGAACTTAGCAGACTTATAA
- the rplR gene encoding 50S ribosomal protein L18, with amino-acid sequence MNHKRTRKNLLPSRLRLCVHRSAKHIYAQIIDDIKGITLCAASSLNLQEGTRADAGMTRKVYIADQVGRQIAEKAKEKGVTKVFFDRNGYKYHGRVKQLAESARREGLIF; translated from the coding sequence ATGAATCACAAGAGAACAAGAAAAAACCTGTTACCTTCTCGACTTCGCTTGTGCGTACACCGAAGTGCAAAGCATATTTATGCGCAGATTATAGATGACATAAAAGGCATCACCCTTTGTGCAGCGAGTTCATTGAATCTCCAAGAGGGAACGCGCGCTGATGCTGGAATGACCCGGAAGGTGTACATAGCTGATCAAGTTGGCAGGCAGATTGCTGAAAAAGCAAAAGAAAAAGGTGTAACCAAAGTTTTTTTCGACAGAAATGGTTACAAATATCATGGCAGAGTTAAGCAGTTGGCTGAATCAGCTCGACGAGAAGGACTAATTTTTTAG
- the rplF gene encoding 50S ribosomal protein L6, with protein MSRIGNRPIQVSDLSVKVANNTLIIGKDNTFVELKINEGLKIDISDGYLSVIPTNKSSHQYQGLLRTLINNTVNGFKSNFSIDLDLVGVGYKVEKKDGKLIFSLGYSHPVEYLLPDGIDCTIEKVQKQIQQYQTTLTIRGSDKEKVGQVAANLVNLRVPDAYKGKGIRYAGRPMLLKPGKSGAKGGKK; from the coding sequence ATGTCAAGAATAGGTAATCGCCCGATTCAAGTTTCTGACCTCTCGGTAAAGGTCGCCAATAATACGCTTATTATTGGCAAAGATAATACTTTCGTTGAATTAAAAATCAACGAGGGATTAAAGATAGATATTTCAGATGGATACCTTAGTGTTATACCTACAAACAAGTCGAGCCATCAGTATCAAGGATTGTTGAGGACTCTAATCAACAACACTGTTAATGGATTCAAGTCCAATTTCTCAATTGATCTGGACTTGGTTGGCGTTGGTTATAAAGTTGAAAAGAAAGATGGCAAGCTCATCTTCAGCTTGGGATACTCACATCCCGTAGAGTATTTACTCCCAGATGGCATAGACTGTACGATTGAAAAAGTGCAAAAACAGATACAACAATATCAAACAACACTAACTATTAGAGGGTCTGACAAGGAAAAAGTTGGACAAGTTGCTGCCAACTTGGTAAATCTCAGGGTTCCTGATGCGTACAAGGGTAAAGGTATTCGCTATGCCGGCAGGCCAATGCTTCTGAAGCCTGGAAAATCAGGTGCCAAGGGTGGCAAAAAATAG
- the rpsH gene encoding 30S ribosomal protein S8, with protein MTDPISDLLTRIRNAIQAGHSKVDVGYSKMKAEIVRLLREEGYINNYKVTGDGCKRTIRIYIRYAQSSEPAIHHLSRVSRPGRRVYVNVKKIPRPLNGLGTCILSTSCGILTGKEAYQKRVGGEVLCLVY; from the coding sequence ATGACCGATCCGATAAGTGATCTCTTAACCAGAATCCGAAACGCCATCCAAGCAGGTCACTCGAAAGTTGACGTTGGCTACTCCAAAATGAAGGCGGAGATTGTCAGACTTTTGAGAGAAGAGGGCTATATCAATAATTACAAAGTTACAGGTGACGGCTGTAAGCGGACAATACGCATCTACATAAGATATGCTCAATCTTCTGAGCCGGCAATTCATCACCTTTCCAGGGTGTCTCGCCCTGGAAGAAGAGTTTATGTCAACGTAAAAAAAATACCCCGTCCGCTGAATGGACTTGGTACCTGCATACTGAGCACCTCCTGTGGAATACTGACTGGTAAGGAAGCCTACCAGAAACGCGTTGGAGGAGAGGTTCTCTGTCTGGTCTACTGA